One Arthrobacter sp. StoSoilB19 DNA window includes the following coding sequences:
- a CDS encoding DUF1961 family protein, with the protein METGILYSNPLAGPDDVAGWVAEGPLRMGSHEGALELSGALDDQEFGDHAHWTVWCPRDFPDGIRISWDFRPLAEPGLAMLFLAATGQAGLDLFSPALATRTGFYPQYHSGDINTLHVSYFRHKHPSERAFRTCNLRKSAGFELVAQGADPLPPAEDAAGFYRLEVVKDGPRVAFSINGLLLFEWDDPSGRVLGGGRIGFRQMAPLRAAYRNLVVERL; encoded by the coding sequence TTGGAGACGGGCATCCTCTACAGCAACCCGCTGGCAGGACCGGATGACGTGGCCGGTTGGGTGGCGGAAGGGCCGCTGCGGATGGGGAGCCATGAAGGAGCCCTGGAGCTGTCCGGCGCACTGGACGACCAGGAGTTCGGCGACCACGCGCATTGGACGGTCTGGTGCCCCCGGGACTTCCCGGACGGCATCCGCATCAGCTGGGACTTCCGGCCGCTCGCGGAGCCCGGCTTGGCCATGCTGTTCCTTGCAGCCACAGGACAGGCCGGGCTGGACCTGTTCAGCCCGGCCCTTGCGACCCGGACGGGCTTCTATCCCCAGTACCACTCCGGCGACATCAACACCCTGCACGTCTCCTACTTCCGGCACAAGCACCCGTCCGAGCGTGCCTTCCGTACCTGCAACCTGCGCAAGAGCGCGGGATTTGAGCTGGTGGCGCAGGGTGCGGACCCGTTGCCGCCCGCGGAGGATGCCGCCGGCTTCTACCGGCTGGAGGTGGTGAAGGACGGGCCCCGGGTGGCATTCTCCATCAACGGCCTGCTCCTTTTTGAGTGGGACGATCCCTCGGGAAGGGTGCTTGGCGGCGGCCGGATCGGCTTCCGGCAGATGGCTCCGCTCCGGGCTGCCTACCGGAACCTGGTGGTGGAGAGGCTTTAG
- a CDS encoding rhamnogalacturonan acetylesterase, giving the protein MKILLAGDSTVANCPTHEFPMSGWGAHLPPLTYRWGAVHNFAKGGASTESFRDDGLWAALLAEAGEGDAVLIQFGHNDQKKQHLAARTGYAANLRAMVGEVRDRGAAAVLCTSVERRHFLDAPSSDAVLAESLEDYPEVVRELGLELAVPVVDLNAWTRRLYRRLGPDRSRELFCHFGPGEHAHWPAGLADNTHFSQSGAALVAGEVARQLGSLGYGAAGTKELSTTAGRG; this is encoded by the coding sequence ATGAAGATCCTGCTGGCCGGAGATTCCACCGTGGCCAACTGTCCCACCCATGAGTTCCCCATGAGCGGCTGGGGTGCACACCTGCCTCCGCTCACGTACAGGTGGGGAGCGGTCCACAACTTCGCCAAGGGCGGGGCCAGCACGGAGTCCTTCCGCGATGACGGGCTGTGGGCGGCGCTGCTGGCGGAGGCCGGTGAAGGCGACGCGGTGCTCATCCAGTTCGGCCACAACGACCAGAAGAAGCAGCACCTGGCCGCCCGGACCGGCTACGCGGCCAACCTGCGCGCCATGGTGGGGGAGGTCCGGGACCGGGGCGCGGCTGCGGTGCTGTGCACCTCCGTGGAGCGGCGGCACTTCCTGGACGCGCCGTCGTCGGACGCTGTCCTGGCGGAAAGCCTGGAGGACTATCCGGAGGTGGTCCGCGAACTCGGCCTGGAGCTGGCGGTCCCCGTCGTGGACCTGAATGCCTGGACCCGGCGCCTGTACCGCCGGCTGGGGCCGGACAGATCCCGGGAGCTCTTTTGCCACTTCGGGCCCGGGGAGCACGCACATTGGCCTGCCGGCCTGGCGGACAACACCCATTTTTCCCAGTCCGGGGCTGCGTTGGTGGCGGGGGAAGTGGCCCGGCAGCTTGGTTCGCTGGGATACGGCGCGGCCGGCACCAAAGAGTTAAGTACGACGGCGGGACGCGGCTAG
- a CDS encoding carbohydrate ABC transporter permease has translation MKIHNTRGGRVFDAVNYVFLSLIGIITLLPFVYVFAGSFANEADITRRAFFVWPEQFTLGSYEYIFATPAFIRALVTTILVTAVGTLVQLAFTVTMAYPLAKKTLRGRNVILSLVVFAMVFSGGMIPTFLLVKDLGLLNTYWALILPAAINPFSLIIIKNFFQELPAELEESAKMDGATEIGILWRILLPLSKPVLATFALFYAVGIWNDFMSPLLYLSDNSKWTLQMYLRQVTAASDLLGTGNVDPNYIPPEQGIKFAVIVVATLPILIFYPFLQKHFAKGMLIGSVKG, from the coding sequence TCGGCATCATCACGCTGTTGCCGTTCGTCTACGTCTTCGCCGGGTCCTTCGCCAACGAAGCCGACATCACCCGCCGGGCCTTTTTCGTGTGGCCGGAGCAGTTCACCCTGGGCTCCTACGAATACATCTTTGCCACCCCGGCGTTCATCCGCGCTCTGGTGACCACCATCCTGGTCACCGCGGTGGGCACCCTGGTCCAGCTGGCCTTCACCGTGACCATGGCCTACCCGCTGGCCAAGAAAACCCTCCGCGGCAGGAACGTCATCCTGTCCCTGGTGGTTTTCGCAATGGTATTCTCCGGCGGCATGATCCCTACCTTCCTGCTGGTCAAGGACCTGGGCCTGCTCAACACCTACTGGGCCCTGATCCTGCCCGCGGCCATCAACCCGTTCAGCCTGATCATTATCAAGAACTTCTTCCAGGAACTCCCCGCGGAGCTTGAGGAATCAGCCAAGATGGACGGCGCCACCGAGATTGGGATTCTCTGGCGGATCCTGCTGCCGCTGTCCAAACCGGTCCTGGCAACGTTCGCGCTGTTCTACGCCGTGGGCATCTGGAATGACTTCATGTCGCCCCTGCTCTACCTCAGCGACAACTCCAAGTGGACGCTCCAGATGTACCTCCGCCAGGTCACCGCCGCCTCGGACCTGCTGGGAACCGGCAACGTGGACCCCAACTACATTCCGCCGGAACAGGGCATCAAGTTCGCCGTGATCGTCGTGGCTACTTTGCCCATCCTTATTTTCTATCCGTTCCTGCAAAAGCACTTCGCCAAGGGCATGCTCATCGGTTCCGTGAAAGGCTGA